AACCCTCCATTTATCGCTTACCGATGCACCCATCGATGAATATGACATCACCGGTGTTTTTATTACTTTCACCGGAATTGAATATAATCAGGGTGACGAATGGCATGTTTTAGAGGGATTTGAAGGACCACAAACTTTCAACTTGCTCGACCTTACCGATGGTGTTTCGGCCCCCTTGGGCATTTTTGACTTGGAACCCGGCGACTATAACCAGATCCGTTTTATGCTTGACGCCCCTGAAGAGGGTAACGGCAATCATCCCAATCCGGGATGTTACCTTGAATTTGGAGGAGACCCGGAAAATACGCAACCCCTCTTTGTCCCCAGCGGAAGCCAGACCGGTTTTAAAGCCATCGGCGGATTTACCATTCCCGAAGCAGGAGACTTGTATGTTACCGCTGACTTTGATGTCAGAAAATCTGTAGTGGTAGCAGGAAATTCAGGGAAATTCATCCTGAAACCTACCATCAGACTGATTGTTGAGGACCGTGCAGGGAATATTGATGGAACCATTCTAAACCCGGCAGAAGACAAAGATTATGTTGTCTATGTATATGGTGACGGCTTGTATGAGGCAACAGAAGCTGCTGAACCAGTGGATGAGAACCCCAGGTTCCCCAATGCCATTTCCAGCGATCTGGTTGAATTAGTGGATGAAGAACTGAAATTTTTCCTTGGCTACTTACCAGCCGGATTATATGACCTGGTGATTGTCAGCCAGGTGGATGGCATATTCGAAGCCGTAGTTGGTCTTGTTGAAGACGTTCAAGTCATTGAACAGGAAACAACTGAAGTAGAAATTGATTTAGATACCTTATAATTTTCCTCCTCCTTGCCTGTTAACCTTGCGGGGGCAGTTTCGGCTGCCCCCGCATTTTTTATCCCTGCACTTCTTTCCAGCGAAAGCAGTCCACCAAATGATCATTCACCATTCCAATGGCCTGCAAATGGGCATAAATCACGGTTGTTCCCAGGAACTTGAAGCCCCTTTGCTTCATATCCTTGCTCAACCGATCGGAAAGTGGCGTACTTGCTGGAACCTGAGAAATATCCTGCCAATGGTTTATTACAGGCTTATGATTCACGAAACCCCAGATATAATGATCGAAGCTTCCAAATTCGTCCCGGACCTCAAGGAAACGCTTTGCATTATTGACTGCCGCCATAATCTTGGCACGGTTGCGAATGATACCCGCATCCTGCACAAGGGCTTCAATAATGTCTGAATCAAAAGCAGCCACCTTTACAGGATCAAAGCCTGCAAAAGCCTTACGAAAGTTCTCGCGTTTTTTCAGGACAATATACCAGCTAAGGCCAGCCTGCATGGATTCGAGCACCAGGAACTCAAAGTGCCTGATATCATCGTGAACAGGCAAACCCCATTCCTCATCGTGATATTGAACGTATAGGGGGTCTTTACCACACCAGGGGCAACGATGCATTGGATTGATGATTTTGGATTGATGAATGATGAGTGATTGATGATTTTTTCTCCGGGAGAAACAGAACGTATTCCTCATAAAGCATTCTTCCATTCGTTTTTCAGCAAAGCAAACGTTTCAATATCAGTAAATCCGCTGGTAAGCAGTTCTGCATCG
Above is a window of Bacteroides sp. DNA encoding:
- a CDS encoding DNA-3-methyladenine glycosylase I, which translates into the protein MHRCPWCGKDPLYVQYHDEEWGLPVHDDIRHFEFLVLESMQAGLSWYIVLKKRENFRKAFAGFDPVKVAAFDSDIIEALVQDAGIIRNRAKIMAAVNNAKRFLEVRDEFGSFDHYIWGFVNHKPVINHWQDISQVPASTPLSDRLSKDMKQRGFKFLGTTVIYAHLQAIGMVNDHLVDCFRWKEVQG
- a CDS encoding DUF4382 domain-containing protein; its protein translation is MKKHSIIFLLAFLGISVFMFSSCQKDAERTKGTLHLSLTDAPIDEYDITGVFITFTGIEYNQGDEWHVLEGFEGPQTFNLLDLTDGVSAPLGIFDLEPGDYNQIRFMLDAPEEGNGNHPNPGCYLEFGGDPENTQPLFVPSGSQTGFKAIGGFTIPEAGDLYVTADFDVRKSVVVAGNSGKFILKPTIRLIVEDRAGNIDGTILNPAEDKDYVVYVYGDGLYEATEAAEPVDENPRFPNAISSDLVELVDEELKFFLGYLPAGLYDLVIVSQVDGIFEAVVGLVEDVQVIEQETTEVEIDLDTL